A section of the Cottoperca gobio chromosome 17, fCotGob3.1, whole genome shotgun sequence genome encodes:
- the LOC115022902 gene encoding arylsulfatase I-like, giving the protein MKAAAAAAVALTVLRVFFSLDCLSALSDRHTPEDEAEPQKKKNQPHIIFILTDDQGFNDIGYHNPTIKTPTLDKLAAEGVTLENYYVQPICTPSRSQLITGRYQIHTGLQHSIIRPSQPSCLPSHMDTLPERLREAGYSTHMVGKWHLGFYRKACLPTRKGFDSFFGSLTGSVDYYSYGSCDGPGLCGYDLHDDEGVAWGQEGKYSTTLFTQRARKILESHDPTDRPLFLLLSLQAVHTPLQTPKSYIYPYRDMANVARRKFAAMVSTVDEAVRNVTYALRKYGYYRNSVIIYSTDNGAQPYTGGSNWPLRGRKGTYWEGGVRGVAFVHSPLLRRRRRVSKALLHITDWFPTLVGLAGGNTSRSRGLDGFDVWPTISEGKESPRQEILHNIDPLHKPPVHSMNWAVSTEKASVNKSKGPKKPKKKKILKQKLKQKSAFKLKTTKKPRSFSHHAAKPKLKSKPLPKPKLKPLQKSKLKLKPKTKVYPQNQRPSLYSPHLKSHSGSAPSGTSRPKPPRVKPKSRRNISQNQNLSRSRPPPHKTKTQLKVHLKSRRTLSQYQNVSQPETPQLKPHPTPQLGLASSQSVWDASVQAAIRVGDWKLLTGDPGHGDWVPPQVLSTFPGRWWNLERAVSPLPKSSPPKNVWLFNITADPCERQDLADQRPDVVQQLMVRLAFYNQTAVPVYFPPDDPRADPSRHSGAWVPWVEEEEDEEGKYDGVYKKDKNKRKRKKPKCPLCKLQSFFLKLNTRMMSNGI; this is encoded by the exons GGCTTCAACGACATCGGCTACCACAACCCGACCATCAAGACTCCCACTCTGGACAAACTGGCGGCAGAGGGCGTGACGCTGGAGAACTACTACGTTCAGCCCATCTGCACGCCGTCACGCAGCCAGCTCATCACCGGCAG ATATCAGATCCACACAGGACTCCAACACTCCATAATCAGACCGAGCCAGCCGAGCTGTCTGCCCTCACACATGGACACTCTGCCCGAGAGGCTCCGCGAGGCCGGGTACTCCACACACATGGTGGGCAAGTGGCACCTGGGCTTCTACAG GAAGGCTTGCCTGCCCACCAGAAAAGGTTTCGACAGTTTCTTTGGTTCTTTAACAGGAAGTGTGGATTACTACAG TTACGGGTCCTGTGATGGCCCGGGGCTGTGTGGGTATGATCTCCATGACGACGAGGGCGTGGCGTGGGGCCAGGAAGGAAAGTACTCCACCACGCTCTTCACACAGAGAGCTCGCAAGATCCTGGAGAGTCACGACCCCACGGACAGACCGCTCTTCCTGCTGCTCTCCCTGCAG GCAGTTCACACTCCTCTACAGACGCCCAAGTCCTACATCTACCCGTACCGCGACATGGCTAACGTCGCCAGGAGAAAGTTTGCCGCCATGGTGTCCACGGTGGACGAGGCGGTCCGAAACGTCACCTACGCTCTGAGAAAATACGGATACTACCGCAACAGCGTTATCATCTACTCCACCGACAACGGAGCCCAGCCATACACCGGAGGGAGCAACTGGCCGCTACGAGGCCGAAAG GGGACGTACTGGGAAGGCGGCGTCCGTGGAGTCGCGTTCGTTCACAGCCCCCTGCTGAGACGCAGGAGACGGGTCTCCAAAGCTCTGCTGCACATCACAGACTGGTTCCCCACCCTGGTGGGTCTGGCCGGGGGAAACACCAGCCGG AGTCGGGGCCTGGATGGGTTTGATGTCTGGCCCACCATCAGCGAGGGGAAGGAGTCACCACGTCAGGAGATCCTTCACAACATTGACCCTCTGCACAAACCTCCTGTTCACAGCATGAACTGGGCCGTCAGCACAGAGAAGGCCTCGG TAAACAAATCGAAAGGCCCAAAGaagccaaagaagaagaagatcctgaaacagaaactgaagCAGAAGTCGGCGTTCAAGTTGAAGACCACCAAGAAACCTCGGTCGTTTTCCCATCATGCCGCTAAACCCAAACTCAAGTCGAAGCCCCTTCCCAAGCCGAAGCTTAAGCCCCTTCAGAAATCaaaactcaaactcaaaccCAAAACCAAAGTCTACCCCCAGAACCAGAGACCGTCACTTTACAGTCCACATCTGAAGTCCCACTCCGGCAGTGCTCCGTCAGGAACATCTCGCCCTAAACCTCCACGTGTGAAGCCAAAATCCAGGCGGAACATATCCCAGAACCAGAACCTGTCACGGTCAAGACCACCTCCACATAAAACCAAGACACAGCTCAAAGTACATTTAAAGTCCAGGCGGACATTATCCCAATACCAGAACGTGTCCCAGCCAGAGACGCCACAGCTCAAACCCCATCCCACGCCTCAGTTAGGTCTCGCCTCGTCCCAGTCGGTGTGGGACGCGTCAGTCCAGGCTGCCATCAGAGTTGGAGACTGGAAGCTGCTGACAGGAGACCCAGGCCACGGAGACTGGGTCCCCCCACAG GTATTGTCCACTTTCCCTGGTCGCTGGTGGAACCTCGAACGTGCCGTCTCCCCGCTCCCCAAATCCTCCCCCCCCAAAAACGTCTGGTTGTTCAACATCACGGCCGACCCGTGCGAGCGGCAGGACCTGGCAGACCAGAGGCCAGACGTGGTGCAGCAGCTCATGGTCCGACTCGCCTTTTATAACCAAACGGCCGTGCCGGTTTATTTTCCGCCCGACGATCCTCGAGCCGATCCCAGCCGGCACAGCGGGGCCTGGGTACCCTgggtggaagaagaggaggacgaggaggggaAATATGACGGAGTCTACAAGAAAGATAagaacaagaggaagaggaagaagccgAAGTGCCCGCTGTGCAAGCTGCAGTCGTTCTTTCTGAAACTGAACACCAGGATGATGTCCAACGGGATCTGA